From the Pirellulales bacterium genome, the window CTTGGCGTTCCGTCCCCTGCACCACCCACTGTGCCCGACCTTCGAGCCGCGCCTAGAACCGTGACTTCGCCACCCATCGCCGTCGAAGCGACTGTCGCCGCGCCCGTCGCGGCAAGCGAACGACCGAGGTCGCCGGCATCGGTTGGCGGCCCTGTAACCTCATCGCGCCGCATGCCGACTGGTCAAGCTGCCGGCCTGCCGCGTGAGGATCGTGAAAGCGATTCTGCATCAATCGAAGCGACTGCCAGTAGCGGCCAGCCGACGTCGAGCACATCGGGCGCGAGCGTCTTGTCAAATTCGATCCGTTCTCCCGCAGGCGCTCCGGTTCGCTCGGCAGCAACGAAGCAGGAAAAGAATCTGCTATTTTCTCGGCAAAGTCCGGTACTGAGCGTAGAAACTGCCGGCCCGCGCAGTATTACGATTGGCAAGGAAGCCACTTACGTCGTCTCTGTCGTCAATTCCGGCGATGCGGCTGCTCAAGATGTGAAAGTGTCCATCCGCATTCCGCCTTGGACCGAAGTGGTCGGCGCGACCGCCACCGGTGGCGCGGCACAAGCCGTTGCCAACAAGTCCGAAGCGCCGCTCACTTGGAACCTCCCGAGGCTGGAAGAAAACGGCAAAGAGCAACTTTCGTTGCGGCTTGTACCTCGCGAAAGTCGGCCGTTCGATCTGGCCGTGCAATGGACGTTTTCTCCGGTCGTCTCGCAGGCGATGGTGGAAGTGAAAGAACCAAAGCTGGCGATGTCCGTGGCCGGCGCGGAAGAAATCTTGTATGGCGAGACAAAGGTTTACAAGCTATCGATCTCGAACCCCGGCACCGGCGACGCGGAAAACGTCGTGCTGTTCTTGTCCCCCGTCGATGGAAACTCCGGCTCGCCGACGCGGCACGAAATCGGCAACGTCGCCGCCGGCGAAAACAAGCTGGTGGAAGTCGAGCTAACGGCAAGGCAAGCCGGAACCCTGGCGATCAAAGGCACGGCTACCGCCGATGGTAACTTGCGCGCCGAAGCGGCTCAGCAGATTCTCGTCCGTCGCGCTGGCTTGAAAGTTGCCACTGAAGGACCGGAATTGACGTTTGCCGGCACGCCGGCCGAATTCCATGTCACCGTGAAGAACCCAGGCAACGCGGCGGCAGACGCCATTCAAGTGGCTGCGCTGCTGCCGACCGGCGCAAAGTACGTTTCCAGCAACGGCGGGCAATTCGTGGCCGAGCAGCACAAGGTTGTCTGGACGATCCCTTCGCTGCGCAGCGGCGGCCAACAAGAGTTTGAAGTGCAGTGCATTTTGAATTCTCCCGGATCGAACCGCTTGCAAGTGGTGGCGCTTGCGGCCAGCGATTTGAGCGACACCACCGCCATGAGCACCAATGTCGAAGCACTCGCCGACTTGAAACTAGAGGTCAGCGACCCGCGCGGGCCGGTACCCGTCGGGGAAAGCGTTCCTTATGAAATACGAATCCGCAATCGTGGCACGAAAGCCGCCGAGAACGTCTCGGTTCACGGATTCTTCTCCGGCGGCATCGAGCCGCAGTCGGCGGAAGGCGGGCTGCACGAACTAGTGCCTGGCCAAGTAGTGTTCAAACCCATCGCGTCGATTACGCCGGGCGCTGAAGTGGTCCTGAAGATCCAAGCCAAAGCCGAACAAGCCGGCAACCATGTCTTCCGCACGGAAGTAAATTGCCCAGCGATCGGCATGAAGCTCGCCGCTGAAGAAACGACGCTGTTCTATGGCGACCTGAGCCGATCCGCTCGCTTGGCCAGCCGGCCGAGCGAATCGAGCGCTCCCGTCAAGAACCCAGTGAAATCGAGCGAGCAGGACGCAACCATCGTGCGATAATTCGCCGACGCCAACAAGCACGTGAGCCGTCGCTTTTCTGACTCAGCGATCGACTCGATAGAACACCACGCTGTTTGGGCAGCGCACAAAGTCGGTGTTGGTTGGTTGCCAATTCGGCTTATTGCGGGAATAGACGATTCCAATTCCGGCGGCCGCCTGCCGTACGACGTTGTCGGCGCCAACGATCAGCCGATCGCAATCGACGAAACAGCATTCCGCCACATCAATTCCGTCGCAATCGAGATACATGCCGTTTTCGCGTCCATTGCGGGCAACGACGTTCCGAGCCGAAAAACCTCGGGGCCGAACCGTCCCTGGAGTATCCCAGTTCCAGCGAACCTCCAGTTGATTGGCGCCGTTGCCATCGAGCACCAAGCCATCGATCGTCAGGTTCTTCATCGTGCCGAACTCGCCCGGTGGGTAGCTGGCTTTCCAGCAGACGCCGTTGCCGAGGTTGCCGGCGACAATCGGACGCCCTTCTAGGACCACGTTTTGGCTTTGTCCGAGATGAATACCAACGCCGATCACTCCCCCCGCGGGAAATCGGGAGCCATTGCTGCGATACTCTCCTCCCCGGATGAGTACGCCGCGATTGTTTTTTAAGAACCGCACGCCGTCGCAGCGATGGCCAATCGCTTTGAAATCGATGAGCGAGATGTTTTCACAGTCCTGAAATTCGTTGCCGTAACTCGTAAGCGATTGGCGAGTTTCTGTGCCGTTGATGAGGATGTTCTTGCTCGCGGAACCAAAAATCGCCGTGAAGCCTCCGATGAGTTGACCGCCATGGAGTGTCACGTTTTCGCTGTGAAAGATGCAAATGATCGTACTGTTGCCGGTTTCCGCGCCGCCGTGCTCGATTCGCGGCAGATTCAGCTCGACATTTTGCGCATGGAGGACGTAGATGGCCGGATAATTTCCCCCTTTCTCGACGACGAGAACAGCGTCTTTATGTGCAAATAGCTTCTTGCCGCTGCGCACATAGAGCGGTCGATCCAAAACGTGGCGGCCCGCCGGAATCGTAAACGAGCTTTGCGAATCAATCCGTCGTTGCAACGTGGCCGCATCGTCGGCCAAAACAATCTTCCCCGCGAGCAACAAGAATAGGATGGCGAGAAATTTCATCATAGTCGACTCGACTGAAGACACGACAGAATGTTTCACGATTCGGCCCCTGCGCGGCCGGTCCTGCTGAGTGCATCGAATGTGGGGATCATCGCGTACCGTCGATGGCGACCTGCGGCAAGCGACTCTCAGTCGGCAGTGGGGTTGCCCGATTGCTCGGATTTCAAATTCGGCCATCGGCGACTATGCAGAGTATACCTTGTAGTCCCCAGCTTGCGCTGGCTGCATATCATGCCGACATCAGGCGGCTTGCCAAGGGCTGCAGGACCGGCCAGGCCGATTGCAGGCTCCTCAGCCGCCGTCCCAGCGATCGCGCCAAAGCCAGCAAATCGCTGTGCGAGGTTCGCCATTTGCGACGATTTCCTCGACCTTGGCCAACGACTATACTAATAACAGACGGCAGCCATCCGCCAGGTTTGTGCCCCAGTTTGTGAACGGCCTTATCGACACTAGGAACTTCTACATGGGTTACCGATGCTGTCATCTTGTTCGTCTGCTCACTGCGGGTCTCTGTGCCTTGGCCGCTGGTTTCGCGCGCGCGGATATTTATGTGCTGGCAAACGGCGGCCAAGTGCGCGGCGAATTGGTCAACCCGGGCGAGTCGCCGCGCAAGCAGTTTATCGTCCGTACGGATCAAGGCGCGACCGTCACGTTCGACCGCGAACAATTAAAGCAGATCGTTCCGCAATCTCCGGCCGAGGCCGAGTACGAAAACATCCGCCCGACTTTTCCCGACACGATCGACGGCCAGTGGGAGTTGGCCGAATGGTGTCTGAAAAACTCGCTGGCCAAACAGCGCAATTTGGCCTTGGAGCGGATCATCGAGCTGAATCCCGACCACAAGCAGGCTCGCATGGCGCTGGGATACAGCTTTCTCGATGGCAAGTGGATGCGCCGCGACCAATGGCACAAAGAACACGGCTATGTGTACTACGACGGCGATTGGCGCCTGCCGCAGGAAATCGAATTGATGAAGAGTCGCCGCGAGGTCGAACAGGCCGAGCGGACGTGGTTTGTCAACGTCCGCAAATGGCTGAAGTGGCTCGATGATCCAGGCCGGGCCAAAGAGGCCGAAGAGTCGCTCCGGGGGATCAATGATCCGGCCGCGGTTCCGGCCCTGTTGCAAGTGCTGAAGAACGAAAACAACCGCGAATTGCGCTCGTTGGTCGTGCAGTTGCTGGGACGAATTTATTCGCCGGTCGCGATCAATGGCTTGGTCGATTACGCGCTTGGGGACGCCGATCCAGAGATTCGCGCCAGTTGCGTCGACGAACTGGCGGCGAAGCCGCACCCCGACATTACGGCCAAGTTCGTGCCATTCTTACGAAACAGGGACAATGCCAAGGTGAATCGTGCAGCGTTGGCACTGGGAAAAATGGGGGATAAAACGGTGGTCCGGCCGCTGATCGACTCGCTAGTGACGACGCATAGCTTTCAAGCAGGATCCGCCAATCCAAATTCGATGAGCGCCGGATTTGGCTCAAACGGCTCCGGCGGCCTGTCGATGGGCTCCAGCGCGCGGATCGTCAGACGCGACATTCAAAATCAGCAAGTGCTTGATGCGCTTGTGGCTCTCACGAGGCAAAATTTTGAATTCGACGAAGTCGCCTGGCGGACTTGGCAGGCGGCGCAAAATAAGGCGGCGAAGGTGAACGCCAGACGCGACTGAATGCGTCCATGAACCGCCGATCGTC encodes:
- a CDS encoding HEAT repeat domain-containing protein; the encoded protein is MGYRCCHLVRLLTAGLCALAAGFARADIYVLANGGQVRGELVNPGESPRKQFIVRTDQGATVTFDREQLKQIVPQSPAEAEYENIRPTFPDTIDGQWELAEWCLKNSLAKQRNLALERIIELNPDHKQARMALGYSFLDGKWMRRDQWHKEHGYVYYDGDWRLPQEIELMKSRREVEQAERTWFVNVRKWLKWLDDPGRAKEAEESLRGINDPAAVPALLQVLKNENNRELRSLVVQLLGRIYSPVAINGLVDYALGDADPEIRASCVDELAAKPHPDITAKFVPFLRNRDNAKVNRAALALGKMGDKTVVRPLIDSLVTTHSFQAGSANPNSMSAGFGSNGSGGLSMGSSARIVRRDIQNQQVLDALVALTRQNFEFDEVAWRTWQAAQNKAAKVNARRD
- a CDS encoding DUF11 domain-containing protein is translated as MRACLLRGSLMMVFGLFFQHLAAADDSFSAARKSAGATRYASSARVGNAASQTPPTTSPFSPSVLREMPEHDSTPLSVLKPAASTHSKVQEIFPTASTSPAEPAVTSIPSSDTAAAPASSSGLKSLQQRFSILRKLAGSKPPEDSNASPLTANESPLVDQPMAAPRPATAGTTIPAPGLGVPSPAPPTVPDLRAAPRTVTSPPIAVEATVAAPVAASERPRSPASVGGPVTSSRRMPTGQAAGLPREDRESDSASIEATASSGQPTSSTSGASVLSNSIRSPAGAPVRSAATKQEKNLLFSRQSPVLSVETAGPRSITIGKEATYVVSVVNSGDAAAQDVKVSIRIPPWTEVVGATATGGAAQAVANKSEAPLTWNLPRLEENGKEQLSLRLVPRESRPFDLAVQWTFSPVVSQAMVEVKEPKLAMSVAGAEEILYGETKVYKLSISNPGTGDAENVVLFLSPVDGNSGSPTRHEIGNVAAGENKLVEVELTARQAGTLAIKGTATADGNLRAEAAQQILVRRAGLKVATEGPELTFAGTPAEFHVTVKNPGNAAADAIQVAALLPTGAKYVSSNGGQFVAEQHKVVWTIPSLRSGGQQEFEVQCILNSPGSNRLQVVALAASDLSDTTAMSTNVEALADLKLEVSDPRGPVPVGESVPYEIRIRNRGTKAAENVSVHGFFSGGIEPQSAEGGLHELVPGQVVFKPIASITPGAEVVLKIQAKAEQAGNHVFRTEVNCPAIGMKLAAEETTLFYGDLSRSARLASRPSESSAPVKNPVKSSEQDATIVR